Part of the candidate division WOR-3 bacterium genome, ATTATAAGCAATGCCGCGATTGTTATAGGCTTTTGCATCTTTTGGGTCAAGTTCAATTGCTTTGGTATAATCTAAAATTGCTTGGTCAAATTCACCTTTTATATCATAAGCAACGCCGCGATTGCAATAGGCTTCTGCTAATTCTGGGATAAGTTCAATTGCTTTGGTAAAATCGGCTATTGCTTTATCATATTCGCCTTTATAATTATAAGCAATGCCGCGATTGTTATAGACTTCTGCTAATTCTGGGTCAAATTCAAGTGCTTTAGTATAATTGGCAATCGCTTGGTCATACTTTCGATTTCGCAATTGGAAGTTTCCGATAGTAAAATATACCGCTGCAATAAATATCTCTTCACACAATTTTTTTGTCTTGAATTTACCATGTACGCCCATAAACATCCTCACTCTTTGATAGAATTAGTTTATTAAGCATACTCTTTTATTTATCCATTTTTTAGCCATTTGTCAATATTGTTAAATGACATAATTTAACCAAAACAGAAATTCGTGTTCATTTTTAGTTTCTTCATATTGTCTTACTTCAAAATCTCTGCTAACACTTCGGATTCTTGGGTGTATTCGGGATAGTTTGTGTAGATGTATTTTAAGATGCATTTTGTTGATTGCAAAAATTGCTTGACAATTTTCTGTATTTGTGTATAATATGGTATAAGTAAAAAGGGATCGGGGTGTCTCCTGGTCGGCATTTGGGTCTCCAGTAATGGGGACTCTTTGCTTTTTAGGGAAAAAGTTTCAAGCCCCATCCGTCAATCCGTCCGTGCTTATCACAATATAATTTGTCCTTAATTACATTAAAAGGGATATAAGGTTCTTCTGGGTTTAATAAATATCTTGCTAAGGGATACGCACACAAATCCGCTATTTGTAATCCGATTATATTATCTCGTTTACTAAAAAAACTAAATTTCTTGATTTTGGTTTTCAATCGTTCCGGTGAGACATAATATGTGCCGGTATCCAAGGTATGATTAAAATGAGAAAGTAATAGTTGGTCTTCGCGTTTTCCGCGCTCTTCAACAAATATTTCAACGGTTGCGTTTTTATCTTTCTGGTCTAAATAAAAGATTAAGCGCTCCAGCACAAAAGATAATGAAAGATTATAGGGGTCTTTAGCACCTTTGCCGTATTTCTTTATATGCTCTTCTTTTTGAATACCTGCTCCGATTATACAAAAATTACTATTGCTCAGAATTTGATTAAGGTCGTTGTAGAAATTCTGTTTTACGGATAGGTCAAATAGTATCTGAAATGCGCCCTCACATTTTCTAATCTCTCTTGAATGGAGGATAACTTGATTGGTATTGAAATATTTGAACTTAAAATCGTTTATTTTGCTTTCAGTTCTAATTAGTTCTTGTTCTTCAAAGATACAGCCACACAATAAAAAGATGGGAAAATTTTTATCAACAAAAGTTAAACCGTGGTCGCCGGTTTCGTCTAAAAAAAATTTATAGGACATTTACATTATTAAATTATTATTAAATCCATTCTCAAATATTATATTATTGAATCCATGTTCAATGTCAATCAGGATTTCTTTTTCCTCCTCTTACTTCAAAATCTCTGCTAACACTTCGGATTCTTGGGTGTATTCGGGATAGTTTGTGTAGATGTATTTTAAGAGTTTTTTTAAGGGCGCACTGGCATATTTACTCTTGATGCGGCGTAAGGCTAATAAAATGTTCGGGTCTTTCTGCTCACACCAATGCGCTAAGGCTTTAGCATATTCTATCCCTTTTTCTGTTAAACTAAATAAGGTCGCTTCATTTAACTCCGCAGGAATGCCAAAGCCTTCATCAATCAGTGAACTTGGGGGTTTCGGATATTTATAGGTCTGGCGTTTTATCAGTCCTGCCATTTCTAAGACTTTTAAGTCCTGATAGATTGCCGGCTCAAACGGACCAATTTTATACGGCACAAATTCATAATAACGCTTAATCAGTTTGGCGATATCAGTCTCTTTTTGTAGTAAGAATAAAACTTTTATTAATCGGGTGATGCCCCGAATTCCTTCGGCCAATCGCGACCGATAACCTTTAACATAAAGTAATAAAATCAAATACTCAAATCTTTGACTTAAGGGTTTGGTGCTGAATCTTTTTAATTGGTTAAGTTGTTTTTGAACCGTTTTCAGACTTTTTTGGAGAATAGTTTGTTCTAATTTCTGCCAGAGCGCTTCGTCAAATGTTTTCAGTTCTTCAGTAATTTTCTGCTTAAACTCTTCACTGGTTTGTAATAAGATTTGGGCGGATTTGAGTAAGGGTTTGAGTTTAGGCGCAATCTCAGGATATTTTTTCAGCACTTGGTCGATTGTAATCTTTTCACCCTTAATGAG contains:
- a CDS encoding tetratricopeptide repeat protein yields the protein MGVHGKFKTKKLCEEIFIAAVYFTIGNFQLRNRKYDQAIANYTKALEFDPELAEVYNNRGIAYNYKGEYDKAIADFTKAIELIPELAEAYCNRGVAYDIKGEFDQAILDYTKAIELDPKDAKAYNNRGIAYN
- a CDS encoding DUF3800 domain-containing protein yields the protein MSYKFFLDETGDHGLTFVDKNFPIFLLCGCIFEEQELIRTESKINDFKFKYFNTNQVILHSREIRKCEGAFQILFDLSVKQNFYNDLNQILSNSNFCIIGAGIQKEEHIKKYGKGAKDPYNLSLSFVLERLIFYLDQKDKNATVEIFVEERGKREDQLLLSHFNHTLDTGTYYVSPERLKTKIKKFSFFSKRDNIIGLQIADLCAYPLARYLLNPEEPYIPFNVIKDKLYCDKHGRIDGWGLKLFP